A stretch of DNA from Candidatus Hydrogenedens sp.:
AATGATAATTCCTACACCAGAGGAATATATCCAGTTGTTGTTTTATAAATTAATTCCACCCACAGCGGAACATTATGCAAGTATGCGAGAAGATTTGAAACAAGGGAAAAAAACAGAGATAGATGCTCTCAACGGAGCCATTGTAAAAATAGGTGAAGAATTAAATATAGACTGTCCTGTTAACAGGTTATTAACAAATTTAATTAAAGCCCGGGAAAAAATGTCTGTAAAGGCCGTTCAGGAATAAATGGATTTTGTTAATTACTGCTTTGTGCGGGGATTTGTAATAGATATCCTTATCTTTTCGAGAAGTTCTTTACCACTGAAGGGTTTTGTAAGAAAATCATTTATTTTTAATTGCGGGTCAAAGGTATCAATGCTATCTTCAGAATATCCTGTGGAAATAATTACCGGGACATCCGATAAAATTTTACGAATTTGTCGAAGTGTCTCTATCCCATTCAAACCTGGCATTTTTATATCCAGAATAATAAGTTGTATTTGTTCTCTGTATACTTTGACTTTTTCAATTCCTTCGATGCCATTCATAGCGCTGATGACTTCATAGCCTTCTTTCTTGAGAACGGTAGTAAAAAATTTCTGAACATCTTCTTCATCATCAATAACAAGAATAAGAGCCTTTTCAAGAACAGGCCTTTCTTTTTGAGAACCAAAACAAGGGAAGAAAAGAGTAAAAGTGGAACCCTGTTCTGGTTTACTTTCTATTTGAATAGCCCCTCTATGAGTTCGGATTACACCGGATACAGAAGCTAAACCTAAACCTCTACCTAAGAATTTACTTGAGAAAAAAGGCTCAAAAATTCGTTCTTTATCTTCTTCTTTAATACCACAACCTGTGTCGGATACAGAAATAAAGACATAATCTCCGGGTTTGGCTTTGTCCGCAAATTGCAAATTTTGTAAATTATCAGGGGTTAATGTCTTTTTACCTGTTCGAACTGTAATTGTCCCTCCTTCTGGGGGCAATGCCTCCAGTGCATTAACCAGCAAATGAGAAATGCTCTGAAGTATTTGAGAGGAGTCTCCTTCAACAAGAGGCAGATTAGGTTGTATTTGTTGAAGCAAACGGACACCTTTATGAAGGGAAGGATAAAAAGTATCTATAGTATGATTGACCATATCGTTAAAATCGAAAATTTGTACCGATTCTCGTTCCTTGCCGGAATAGGTAAGTAGCTGCCTTGTTAGTTTGGCCGCTCTTTCTGTAGATTTACGAATTTGTTCGAGGTTGTCTTGAATGCGTTTGGGCAGGTTTTCACTGTTCATTAATGCCAGTTCTGTGTGTCCCATAATACCCATTAAAATGTTGTTAAATTCATGAGCAACCCCCGCAGCTAAAACGCCAATACTTTCCAATCTGCGGACATGTTCCATCTGGGCTAAAACTTTATCCCGTTCTTTCCGTTGTTGGAATTCTTCCGTAGTATCAATCTGAACACATAATACTTCGTCTACTTTCCCTTCACGAATCACAGGCATTAAAGTAAAATGTATCCATTTTTCTTCCCTTTTTTTATTTCGTATATTCCACAAGAAAAGCCCATTGATTCTCTTACCATTAAATAATTGATTAAGATGATTTTTTAGGGTTCCAATTTGTTGGTCGCTGTAGAAATTTTTTAAATCATCAAGGTTTTTAATATCTTTTGCTTCAATTCCGTATAAACTTTCAGAATATTTATTCCAGATAATTATGTTGTAGTTTTTATCAAAACTTTGAATAGCGATTTTATTTGCTGTGTTGAGGATAGCTTCAAAACGATTTAATGCCCACTCCAAATTTAATTTTGTTTCTTTAAGTTCCGTTATATCCTGTAAAATTACCTGTATGCAATCTTCCTGAAGTCGTTCATCACGAGTTATATATGAATAATGGAGAAACCACTTTTTGTGTCCGTTAATTGTTTCTAAAGGATATTCAAATGCCTTTAAATGCCCTTCTTCTTGAAGTTTCTTCCGAATAAAGCCCGGCGGAAGGATGTATTTTTGTAAGTCGGATATATGTTTCCCTACAACTTCTTCGGGAGATGTATAAATATTATCTATTTCAAATAATTTCAATGCATTTCGGTCTATAAAAACTATCTCACCGTTCATACGGTACCTTACAAGACCGATAGATGCAAAATCCATTGCTTCATTAAAAATTTTTAAGAATTCTTCCGAATTCATTTTTTGCCTGTGTCCTTAATATATTATATGTATACAAATCCAAACAATAAAAGGAATAAATTTATTTTTAGGAATTAGATAACTCTCCACGCCAATAAAAAGAGTATTAATTCTTGAATTTTACAGCCCACTGTTAGGAATGATAACACTTTTAAATAGTTGAAATCAAGAAAAATGAAAGATACAAGATAAATCTATGTAGGTTTCTAAATAAAAAATGTTTTTAAAAATCTGTTAGTGGTATTTCTTTATTAGCATTGATTATACAAGTATTGTGCAAAATACCTATATAGGTTTTAATTATGTTTTCTTTGCATTTTAAAAAAAGATATTGATATACTGATATTAATTTTGGGCATATTTGGGCAATGAAAAAATTGTTAAAGAGGAAATGATAATGCAGTTTGACCTTGTAACGGTTGGTGTTGTTTGTGCTGATGTAATGGTAAAACCTGTAGATACTTTTCCACCAAAGGGAACTTTATCGTTAGTGCCTCAATTGGAGATGCATTTAGGCGGCCTTGCAGGAGTTACTGCCGTTATATTTAGTAAATTAGGTGGAAAGTCTGCATTTATTGGACAATTAGGAGAAGACCGTTTCGGTGATTTTATCTTAAATGCGTTAACATCCGCCGGGGTTAATGTTCAGGGAGTGAAACGCACAAAGGAATATAATTCCTCTGCAACGGTAGTCTTGATAAACTCTAATGGCGAAAGAACTTTTTTACATCATGTTGGAACAAATGCCAGTGTAAGCGAACAAGATTTGGATTTTAATGTTATTGCTTCTGCAAAGATTTTACATTGGGGTGGAAGTTCTATAACTCCGAAATTGGATGGTGAACCCATAGGAAGGGTTTTTGAAAAGGCTCGTGCCATGGGTGTAAAGACCTCAATTGATACATGCTATGATGGAAAAGGGATATGGTTGCCCCACATTGAACCTGCTTTAAAACATACCCATATTGTATTTTCAAGTTTGGAAGAGGCTCGAAATTATACTGGGAAGCATGAACCTTCCGATATTGCAGATTTCTATTTAAGTTATGGAGTAGAAATTGCTGTAATTAAGATGGGGGAACAAGGGGTTCTGGTAAAAAGTAATAGTGAGACTATCCGTTTGCCTGCCTATTCTGTCCCTGTGGTAGATACGACAGGGGCGGGAGATGCTTCGTGTGGAGGTTTTTTGTATGGATATGTTGCCGGATATCCCCTGAAAAAATGTGCACAAATGGCAAATGCTGTAGGTGCCTTAACCGTGCAGGTGATGGGGGGAAGTAATGGTGTTCATTCCTTGGAACAAGTAACAAAATTTATAGAGGAACATGAAAAGGTATATTAGCATGAATAAAAATTTCTATAAATATTTTTTAACAATTTTTTGTGTGTTTGTATTGTTCCTTTCGTTGGTTAATGTTTACGGCGATGAACAGAAAAAATCAAATGAAGTAAGCAAACAACCAGCCCATGTAGAACCTGTCGAAAAAGAAAAGCCCACGGATACCAATAATACGGTAAAAGAAGAACAAAAGAACAAAAAAAGGGAGTCGGCAAAGAAAAAAGTCCCAGCGTTTTGGTTTTTATTACCTGAAAAGTAAAAAGAATATTTGGAGAACTATAAAGTGAATATATATGCAAAGAAAATTGGCAAAAAAATAATTGCTTTAGTAGTTTTTTCTTTATGTGTATGGGCTCATGGAGAGGACATATCAAAAAGTAAATATAAGAATTTACAGGAAGATACTACAAAACAGGGAACGATCGAAGTTAGTGATAATTCACCCACGGAAGCAAATAAACAAGGTTCAACAAGAAAGAATTTTAATAATTCAAAACAAAATCAAGAACAAAAGAAACAGAAAGAGCAAGTTAAACCTGAAGTTGTTGGAACACAAATTCGCCGATACCCACCTATGGAACAAGTTCGTGCCCCTATGACGGGTAAGCCCTCTATGAATCCTATGGTAGATTTAAAACCGCGTTCCATTCGAGATGCTTTTACTCAACCACTAACATTAGGCTCGGAGGCAGAAGGTTTTATCGCTCCCGATTGGAAACAGCCATTCAAAGATGTAAAAGCAGACCGAATGCAAAGAGAATTAGAAACAGGCAAAACCTTGATGCAAGGACATGTCCACCTGAGGTTGGGGGAATTGCTATTCGAATCAGACCGTTTTTTATATGAGGGAGATACAGAAAAGGTAGAAGCGGAAGGAAATGTAAAAATAACTCAGAAAGATTCCGTCCTTCAGGCAAATAAAGTCATTTACACAACACCGCCAAGAGAGGAAATTATAAATACCTCTTCGATACTAAAGCCTGTTTTGAGTGAAGAAGAATTAGCACAAAAACGATTAAGAGCAGGAAGGCTTTATGCCGAATATCTTTCTATAAAAGACCCCTATCGTGATTTTTCTGCAGAGCAGATAGAATATGATTTTTTGAAGCAGACGGGAGAAATGGTAAATGCCAGAGGAGTTGTGGGCCCATTTTATTTTCATGCAGGTTCTTTGCATCTCCATGGTGAAAATTCATTTACTGCGGAGGATGTCTGGTTAACAACCTGTGACCATGACCCACCTCACTATCGTGTGAAAGTTAAAAAACTTGTTGTAGAGGAAAGCAAATTTAAAGAGGCAGAATTTCTGCGATTGCAGATAGGTAAAGTTACGACACCATTATTTTTCCCCTTCTGGGGGGGTGAAGGGTTTATGGGTGGATTTGATATTGACATGGGGAGAGAATCGGGTATTGGCTCTTATTTAAATGTTGGTTATTTGCGAGATGTTTCTGATAATATTCAAATAGGCCCCCGGGTAATGATTACGGAAAAGGAGGGTGTAGGATTTGGGGGTGATGCTTATTATGATTTTATGGAAAGTCCTACTTCAT
This window harbors:
- a CDS encoding ketopantoate reductase C-terminal domain-containing protein, which gives rise to MIIPTPEEYIQLLFYKLIPPTAEHYASMREDLKQGKKTEIDALNGAIVKIGEELNIDCPVNRLLTNLIKAREKMSVKAVQE
- a CDS encoding response regulator produces the protein MNSEEFLKIFNEAMDFASIGLVRYRMNGEIVFIDRNALKLFEIDNIYTSPEEVVGKHISDLQKYILPPGFIRKKLQEEGHLKAFEYPLETINGHKKWFLHYSYITRDERLQEDCIQVILQDITELKETKLNLEWALNRFEAILNTANKIAIQSFDKNYNIIIWNKYSESLYGIEAKDIKNLDDLKNFYSDQQIGTLKNHLNQLFNGKRINGLFLWNIRNKKREEKWIHFTLMPVIREGKVDEVLCVQIDTTEEFQQRKERDKVLAQMEHVRRLESIGVLAAGVAHEFNNILMGIMGHTELALMNSENLPKRIQDNLEQIRKSTERAAKLTRQLLTYSGKERESVQIFDFNDMVNHTIDTFYPSLHKGVRLLQQIQPNLPLVEGDSSQILQSISHLLVNALEALPPEGGTITVRTGKKTLTPDNLQNLQFADKAKPGDYVFISVSDTGCGIKEEDKERIFEPFFSSKFLGRGLGLASVSGVIRTHRGAIQIESKPEQGSTFTLFFPCFGSQKERPVLEKALILVIDDEEDVQKFFTTVLKKEGYEVISAMNGIEGIEKVKVYREQIQLIILDIKMPGLNGIETLRQIRKILSDVPVIISTGYSEDSIDTFDPQLKINDFLTKPFSGKELLEKIRISITNPRTKQ
- a CDS encoding sugar kinase — its product is MQFDLVTVGVVCADVMVKPVDTFPPKGTLSLVPQLEMHLGGLAGVTAVIFSKLGGKSAFIGQLGEDRFGDFILNALTSAGVNVQGVKRTKEYNSSATVVLINSNGERTFLHHVGTNASVSEQDLDFNVIASAKILHWGGSSITPKLDGEPIGRVFEKARAMGVKTSIDTCYDGKGIWLPHIEPALKHTHIVFSSLEEARNYTGKHEPSDIADFYLSYGVEIAVIKMGEQGVLVKSNSETIRLPAYSVPVVDTTGAGDASCGGFLYGYVAGYPLKKCAQMANAVGALTVQVMGGSNGVHSLEQVTKFIEEHEKVY